CGTCGACGCTGTTGAGCGTCATTACCACCGTCAGCGGCCCGGTTGCTTCGACCTTGGCAATGTTCTTGTTCAGGCTCATGCCGTTGAAGTACGGGAACTCGGTGGGGTAGGCCTTGCGGAACGGATGCTGCGGGTCAAGCATGCGGTTGAAGGTAAACAGCACGTCGTCGGCGTTGAAATCCCGGGTCGGCGTGAAGTAATCGGTGGTATGAAATTTCACCCCTTCGCGCAGGTGGAAGGTGTACTTCAAGCCATCTTCGGAAATGTCCCAGCTCGTCGCCAGGCCTGGGACTACATTGGTCGCGCCTTTTTCAAACTCGGCCAGGCGGTTGTACAGCGGTTCGGCGGCATCGTTGTCGGTGGCCGTGGTGTATTGCGCGGTGTCGAAACCGGCGGGGCTGCCTTCGGAACAAAACACCAGGCTGCCACCGGCGGCCTGGGCTGCGGAGGTGGCGGCCAACAGGCCGGTGCCCAGCAATGCGGATAAAACCAAGGTATGGCGCATGACGCTCCCTCTCTCGTTTCGGGGTGTTGATCAGTGATCCGGTGTCCTTCCGGGGACAGGTCCGGAGCACTGGGCTCATTCCATTGCGTAAACAGCGATGCCACAGGGCCAGCAAACCGGCAGCCCCGACGTTATGGGTCGTGGGCCAGGCGGTAAATGCGGAAACGCCTGAAAGACTTGTGGGAAAAGGCGACACGTCCTAAACCAACTGCTGTGGGACGCAGTGCTTTTGGATGTAGGCAATTTCCTAGGTCTTGGTCTCGGCAGACAGGGCGACGGCATGGCGTGGGAGCGAGTCCTGCTCGCGATGGCGTCGTTGATAGTCCGCCATCGCGCTCAGAAAGGGGCTGCTACGCCCGAAGCGTCGGACCGGCCCAGCGGGAGCAAGCTCCCTCGCCACAGGTCACCTTACTTGCTGATGCTGACGCCGTAGAAGGAGTTCAAGCCAAAGGGGCTGATCTTGAAGTCCTGCACGTTGGCGCGCATGGGTTGATACACCGTCGAGTGAGCGATAGGTGTCATTGGCACAGCATCCTTGAGGACGTGTTGCGCCTGTTTGTACAGTTCGGTGCGCTTGGCCTGGTCGGTGGTGCGCTTGGCTTCTTTCACGAGGCCATCGAACTTCTTGTCACACCATTTGGAGAAGTTGTTGCCGGCCAGCGAGTCGCAGCCGAACAGCACGTTGAGCCAGTTGTCCGGGTCACCGTTGTCACCGCTCCAGCCAATGATCATGGCCTGGTTCTCGCCGCCCTTGGAACGCTTGATGTACTCGCCCCATTCGTAGCTGACGATGTTGACGTTCAGGCCGATTTTCTTCCAATCGGACTGCAGCATCTCGGCCATCAACTTGGCGTTCGGGTTGTACGGACGCTGCACCGGCATCGCCCACAGGGTGATGTTGGTGCCTTCCTTGACGCCGGCTTCCTTGAGCAGCTCCTTGGCTTTCTCAGGATCGTACTTGGCGTCCTTGATGGTGGTGTCGTAGGACCACTGGGTCGGCGGCATGGCGTTGACCGCCAGTTGGCCGGCGCCCTGGTACACCGAGTCGATGATCTGTGGCTTGTTGACCGCCATGTCCAGCGCCTGGCGGACCTTCAGGTTGGCCAGCACGTTCGGCTCGTTGCTGCCCTTGATCTTGTCCATCACGTTGTAGGCGATATAGCCCAGGTTGAAACCCGCCTGGTCAGGCATCTTCAACGCTTTGTCTTCCTTCAGGGCCTTGAGGTCGGCCGGGCGTGGGAAGAGGGTGATCTGGCATTCGTTTTTCTTGAGCTTCTGCATGCGCACCGACGGGTCGGTGGTGATGGCGAAGATCAGGTTGTCGATCTTCACGTCGTCAGGCTTCCAGTAGTCCTTGTTCCCGGTGTAGCGGATGTTGGAGTCTTTCTGATAGCTCTTGAACACGAACGGGCCAGTGCCGACCGGCTTCTGGTTGATGTCCGGGGCCTTGCCTTCCTTGAGCAGTTGGGCGCCGTATTCGGCGGACTGGATCGAGGCGAAGCTCATCGCCATGTTCTGGATGAACGCGGCGTCTACATCCTTGAGGGTGAACTTGACGGTGTGGTCGTCGACTTTATCGATCTTGGTGATGTTGGTGTCCATCCCCATGTCGGTGAAGTACGGGAATTCGGTCGGGTACGCCTTACGGAAAGGGTCGTCCTTGTTGATCATGCGGTTGAACGTGAACAGCACGTCGTCGGCATTGAATTCACGGGTCGGCTTGAAGTACGAGGTAGTGTGGAACTTGACGCCTTCACGCAGGTGGAAAGTGTAGGTGAGGCCGTCTTCGGAAATGTCCCACTTGGTGGCCAGGCCAGGAATCACGGCGGTGCCGCCGCGCTCAAACTGGGTCAGGCGGTTGAACATGGTTTCTGCAGAGGCGTCGAAGTCGGTTCCGGTGGTGTACTGACCAGGGTCGAAACCGGCCGGGCTGCCTTCGGAGCAGAACACCAGGTTAGTCGCGGCGGAAGCGAAAGGAGCGCTGGCTAACAAGCCTGCGCCGACTAAAAACGGAATGACCGCGTGTTTAAGCATGTTGGCCTCATGATTTGTTGTCATTTTTGGATTTGAGGGCGACCTCGTGAGTCGTCCTGCGGATACTTATGCAGGCCCCATACCCAATGCAAGATCCAGAGCGGTTACAAGTCTGAAACAGTGGCACGAACGTACCTTAATGTCGCATCTTTGTAACTTCTGACGCATTTGACCGTTTGCGCAGGCTTTTTTGGGGCGAAACGCGCTCCTTGGCGGTGCGGCGCAAGGCCGCGACGCACCGCCATGGGGCGGGTTTTACTTGTTCAAACCCACGCCGTAGAAGGGTGTGAGGCCAAATGGGCTGAGTTTGAAATCCACCACTTCCTTGCGTATCGGCTGGAACACCGTTGAGTTGGCAATGGGCGTGATGGGCACCTGCTGCTTGAGGATTTTCTGCGCCTGCTGGTACAGCTCGATCCGTTTTTGCCGGTCGGCCGCGACCTTGGCTTGCTGGACCAACCGGTCGTAGGCCGGGTCGCACCACTTGGCGTAGTTGCTGCCCTTGACCGCCGCGCAGCTATAAAGCACGCCGAGCCAGTTGTCCGGATCGCCGTTGTCGCCGGTCCAGCCGTAGATCATCGCGTCGTGTTCGCCGTTCTTGGCGCGCTTGATGTACTCGCCCCATTCGTAGCTGACGATGTTGGCCTTGATGCCAATCCTGGCCCAATCCTGCTGGATCATTTGCGCCGACATCCGCGCGTTGGGGTTGGAGGCGCGCTGCACCGTCATCGCCCACAAATCAATGGTTGTACCGGGCGCAACCCCGGCTTCCTTAAGGAGCGCCTTGGCCTTGGTCACGTCATGGGGCGCGTCCTGGATCGCCGGGTCGAACGACCACTGGGCCGGCGGCAAGGCGTTCTGCGCCAGCTGCCCGGCGCCTTGGTAAACGGCCTTGATGATCGCCGGTTTATCGATGGCCATGTCCAGCGCCTGGCGGACCTTGAGCTGGTCCAGCGGCGGGTGCGTCACGTTGTAGGCCAGGAAACCGAGATTGAAACCGGGCTGCTTGAGCACCCGCAGGTTCGGGTCTTGCTCCATCACCTCGATGTCGGCCGGGCGCGGATAACCGCTGACCTGGCATTCGCCGCGCTTGAGCTTTTGCAGGCGCACGGCGGCGTCCGGGGTGATGGAAAAAATCAGGTTGTCGAGCTTCACGTCCTCGGGCTTCCAGTACGCGGTGTTGGCGGTGTAGCGGATCTGCGAATCCTTCTGGTAACGCTTGAACACGAACGGCCCGGTGCCGACGGGTTTCTGGTTCAGGTCGCCGGCCTTGCCTTCCTTCAATAATTGCGCGGCGTATTCGGCGGACTGCACCGAGGCAAAACTCATCGCCAGGTTCTGTACGAAAGCCGCATCGACGTTGTTCAGGCTGAAGCGGACGGTGTGCTCGTCGACTTTCTCGACGTTTTTGATCGTGGTGTTCAGGCCCATGTCGGTGAAGTACGGCGATTCGGTGGGGTAGGCCTGGCGAAACGGGTGTTGTGGGTCGAGCAGGCGTTGGAAGGTGAACAGCACGTCGTCGGCGTTGAAGTTGCGGGTGGGGGTGAAGTAGTCGGTGGTGTGAAATTTCACGCCGTCGCGCAGGTGGAAGGTGTAGGCCAGGCCATCGGGCGATACGTCCCAGCTCGTCGCCAATCCGGGTTCGACCTCGGTGCCGCCGCGCTTGAATTGGGTGAGGCGGTTGAAGACGGTTTCGGCCGAGGCGTCGAAGTCGGTACCGCTGGTGTATTGGCTGGGGTCGAAGCCGGCGGGGCTGGCTTCGGAGCAGTAGACCAGGGTGGTGGCGGCCTGGGCCAGTGGGGCGCTGCCGATCAGGGCCAGGGCGAGCAGGAGGGGCTTGAAGGTGGTTCTGTCCATGAAATCCCTTGGGGGCGGTGAGGTTTTCAGCAGAGTAGCGTTGCGGGTGGGGGTGTTGGAAATATCGAAAAGTGAGGGGGACCGTGGGGTTTGGGTATAGCTTCTTGGGTGAGGCGGCCTGATAGCCGGCCTGGTTCTTCCTGCTGTACTCCGATCAAACTGTGGGGAGCTTGCTCGCGATGGCGGCCTTCCAGTCGGGTACATATCCATTGCTGCGGTAACGGCTACTTAGGGTTCCGCCCTTACGGCGGGTCACTTTTGGAGGAGCCGGGAGCCGGACCAGCCAAAAGTAACCAAAAGCGCTTTGCCCCACCACTCGGCACCTCGCTTAGCTCGGTGTGCCCTCACTCCGGCATTGCTCCGTGGGCCCGCCGCGATGGGCCATCCATGGCCCTGCGCGGCTATCCCGGCATCCATGCCGGGATGCCCACTCCACAATGCCTGCGTTCGGCCATCGTGGTTAACGGGGCCCTCAGATCAAAAGCCGGGCCGAGGCGGCCTTATAGCCGACCTGGCTCTTGCGGTCGTGCACCCTTCAAATCTGTGGGAGCAAAGCTTGCTCGCGAGGCGGCCTGGTAGCCGACCTGGCTCTCCCGGTCATATCCCAATCCATTGTGGGAGCGAGCCTGCTCGCGAAGGCGGCCTAGTAGCCGGCCTATCTCTCACGAATGTACCCGATCAGTTGTGTGTGGGTTTGTTCGCGAAGGTGGCCTGAAAGCCCAGGTATGAAGGCTGGTCATTTCATGCCTAAGAAAAATATTTTGACTTTTCAAGGCGGCCGAATCTTTCGCTGTCCACATTCCATAAAACGTGGACAGTTCTCTCGTGCTGTTTTTGGAGATGTCAAAACTATTGTGCGACTCCGTTCTGAGAAGACCCCAGCAGAGGTCGAAGCAATATGTCTATGTCCCGCCGACCACCAAACCCGTGGCGAGGGAGCTTGCTCCCGCTGGGGCGCGAAGCGGCCCCAACAGCAGCGACTGCATTCATCTGACGTACCGAGGTGTCAGGTTTGGGGCTGCTGCGCAGCCCAGCGGGAGCAAGCTCCCTCGCCACGGGGTTGCTGCGCCAGGAGGTGTGATGAGTCATTCATTTTTGTCGGAAGGATCATCGGTCCTGAAACGAAACATCCCACAGCTTTTTAGGGTTGCCGGTCGGAAGTGGGGGCTCTAACCTTTGAACGTCGCTGCCAAAGCAGCGATCGGGTGTGGAAACCTGAATTAGTAGGGCATGGCTGAACATCGTGTTGCCGACGTCTCGTTTCGTCTGCAAACTGCGTCCTGGCGGCTGTGCGTGGGCAGACTTCGGTCTGGCCGGGTCCTGCTTACCGGTATTTCCACCCCGCGTACAGCTGCCACCTATTGTCGCGTGGAAACGACACAGGGATGGCTCCAACTTTTTAAGCAGGAGCATTGAATATGGATAAGTCAGTCCCCGATCCCCCCTTCAACAGAACAAACCCCCTAGCAGAATTCGACGCCATCGAAGACCTGCTAAAAGACCGAGCCGCCGCCGATCGGGCCCTCGATCATTACCTCAATCCGAAGCCTTCAAAGCCCAGTACCGATCCACGCATCGATAGCCTGTTCTCCGTTACCGCCAAGGCCGACACCGATACGCTGTTGACCAGCACTTCCGAAACCCTAGCCTCGATCAAGACCATGGCCGAGGACCTGGCGTTTGAAGTGGAGGGCACGCGGCGCAGTGTGGCGTTGGGAATTCATCAGTTGGTGGAGTTGTGCCAGTTGCTGGTGGACAAGGCGTTGGATCAGCTTGAAGCGCCGGCGAGCCCAGCACCTTGAGAGCCGCTGTACAGGCATACACCTGACAGATCTGACAGTAGCGACGCTGTGCGCCTGGAGGTAGGTTGGATCCAGGCGCGCTCCTCTTCTGTAGCGATGCCGTTATTACTTTATTCATTGGAAGAGGTGTAATCATGGCCGCTAAAGAAATTCGCATATCTATCGAAGACCTGGATCGTGATAGTAGCCCAGAGGTCCTGTTCGAGTTCTACAGCGGGAAAGAGCTGGATTTTTCCACCTCTGTGTCCTCCTCTCTGAAGAACGGCCGCTACGACAAGGTGGACGTAAAAGGAGATGCCGACGGGGATGGCGATTTTGATGCGCAGGATGATGAGTTGTTCATCCAGCTCGCTAAAGCGGCCGTTGCCTTGCTGAAATAAGATGTATGGACCGTGTCGCCAGGCTAAAGGGGCCTCCCCTAACAGGCGGATCAATTGCAATCAGTGCGATTGACCCGCTGCCTTGGATGGTTACTGCATCAACACCTCAACCACCCCATCCGCCGTCATCGTTACCTTACTGGTGCCCGCTTCCACCTCAGGCGTCACCGACTCCGCATCCATGGACGCCGCTTTCATCATCATCTGCGGGCGCATGTACGGTTGTGGATAACCATTGGTATTGAAGTTCAGGTTGACGATTTTGTAACCCTTGCCGCCCAAGGCTTCGGTGGCGAGTTGGGCGCGCGCCTTGAAGGCGTTGACGGCGTCCTTGAGCAGGGCGTCTTCGCTGGTCTGGCGAGTGGCGGTGGCGATGGCGAAGTCCATGCCGCCCATTTTCATGTCGCTGAGCAATTCGCCGGTGAGTTTGGACAGGGCGGCGAAGTCGGCGCTTTCCAGGCGCAGTTCGGCGCGTTCGCGCCAGCCGGTGATTTTCCCGCCTTTGTTGTCGTAGATCGGGTAGCTGTTGCGGCTGCCCTGGCTCAGGTTGATGCCCTTGACCTGTTTGGCCTGGCCTATGGCTTTATTCAGGGTGGTGCTGACGGCGGCGGCGAGCTTGGCCGGGTCGGTGTTCTGTTCCTCGGTGTAGAGGGTGACGATCATCAGGTCGCGGGCCACTTCCTGGCTGGCTTCGGCGCGCAGGGAGATCTGGTTGTAATGAAGCTCGTCGGCGGCCAGGGCCGGCAGGCTGGCGACGGTGCCGAGGCTGAGGGCGAGCAGGGCGGCGGGGCGACTGAACGTGTGCATGAAAGCTCCTTGGGATGATGCGCAGGGGTGTAGGTTCCGGGCCTGCGTGAACGATAAGACTCTAGCGTTTATGGTGCGGTTCGCACAGTTACAACTTCTATACAGATCAGCTCGGTGAAGGGCTTTCTGTGGCGAGGGGATTTATCCCCGCTGGACTGCGTAGCAGTCCCAGAATTGCCATGCCCCAGCTCGGCGTGGTGCCTGACCTTTTTGGGGGCCGCTTCGCGCCCCAGCGGGGATAAATCCCCTCGCCACAATGGTCGGTGTGTCATTTCGGGGCTGTGGCGCTTTGCCGCATATCTGCCTCTGCCCGCCGTGCGTTGGTTATACTCCGTGCGATCCGCCTGGAGCGCTCATCAGGAGAGCTCATGCTCGCCCCTTTGCAAATGACTTCCGCTTCTCGCCAGAATCTCTGGCGCCTGACGTTTATCCGCATTCTGGTCCTCGCGGCCCAGGCCGGCTCCGTGGGGCTTGCCTATTGGTTCGACCTGCTGCCGCTGCCCTGGCTGCAATTGGCGATTACCCTGGTTTTCTCCAGCGTACTCTGCGCGTTGACGGCGATTCGCCTGCGCACCTCATGGCCAGTGACCGAACTTGAATACGCCGTGCAACTGGCCTGCGACCTGTTTATCCACAGCGCGCTGCTGTATTTTTCCGGTGGCTCCACCAACCCCTTCGTCTCTTATTACCTGGTGCCGCTGACCATCGCTGCCGTGACGTTGCCGTGGCGGTTTTCGCTGATCCTGTCTGGCATCGCCCTGGCGCTGTACACCTTGTTGCTGGCGCGGTTCTATCCGCTGGAAACCTTCCCCATCGCCCGGGAAAACCTGCAGATCTACGGCATGTGGTTGAGCTTCGCCCTGGCCGCCGCGGTCATCACCTTCTTTGCCGCGCGCATGGCCGAGGAGCTGCGCCGCCAGGAAGAGTTGCGCGCCATTCGCCGCGAAGAAGGCCTGCGGGACGAGCAACTGCTGGCCGTGGCGACCCAGGCCGCCGGCGCCGCCCACGAGTTGGGCACACCGCTGGCGACCATGAGCGTGCTGCTCAAGGAAATGCGCCAGGATCACAAAGACCCGGCGTTGCAGGAAGACCTCAGCGTGCTGCAGGACCAAGTCAAGCTCTGCAAGGAGACCCTGCAATACCTGGTGCGCGCCGCCGAGGCCAATCGCCGGTTGGACATCGACATGCAGGCAGTCACGTTCTGGCTCGACGATGCCCTGAATCGCTGGCACCTGATGCGCCCCGAAGCCAGTTACCGCTTCCAGTGCCTGGGCAAGGGCACGGTGCCGCGCATGGCGCCGCCGCCGGACTTGACCCAAGCGCTGCTGAATCTGCTGAACAATGCCGCCGACGCCTGCCCCGAAGGCTTGGAAGTGGTATTGGACTGGGATGCCTATGAACTGACGATCTGCATTCGCGACCACGGCGCCGGTGTGCCGCTGGCGATTGCCGAGCAGATCGGCAAACCGTTTTTTACCACCAAGGGCAAAGGTTTCGGCCTGGGCCTGTTTTTGAGCAAGGCCAGCGTGACACGCGCCGGCGGCTCGGTGAAACTCTACCCCCATGAGGAAGGCGGCACGCTCACCGAGCTGCGCCTGCCCCATGCCGACCGAGGAGACGAATATGAGTGACGAGATCCAAGTCGACGGCGAAGAACTGCCGCACCTGCTGCTGGTGGATGACGACGCCACCTTCACCCGCGTCATGGCCCGCGCCATGTCCCGCCGCGGTTTTCGCGTCAGCACCGCCGGTTCTGCCGAGGAGGGCCTGACCATCGCCCAGGCCGACCTGCCGGACTATGCCGCCCTCGACCTGAAAATGGACGGCGATTCGGGCCTGGTGCTGCTGCCCAAGCTGCTGGAACTGGACCCGGAAATGCGCGTGGTGATCCTCACCGGTTATTCGAGCATCGCCACCGCGGTCGAAGCCATCAAGCGCGGCGCCTGCAATTACCTATGCAAACCGGCGGATGCCGATGACGTGCTGGCGGCGCTGCTGTCCGAACACGCCGACCTCGACACCTTGGTGCCGGAAAACCCCATGTCGGTGGATCGCCTGCAATGGGAGCACATCCAGCGCGTGCTGACCGAGCACGAAGGCAACATCTCCGCCACGGCCCGCGCCTTGGGCATGCACCGGCGGACCTTGCAGCGCAAATTGCAAAAGCGTCCGGTACGTCGCTGAACCTGCGCTGAACAGATGTTGTCCACCCCCGCGACACATCGGGCCGTTGCTCTATATGATCGGCCCGAGTCTGTTCTTTTCTTTATAGAGCCTTAACCATGAATCAGAACGCTGAATATTCCGCGGTCAATGACGCGGTGCGCGGCCAGTTTTTCCGCCGTGTCTGGCAAATGACCACGCCATACTGGCGCAGTGAGGAGAAGGGCAAGGCCTGGATGCTTTTGATCGCCGTGATAGCGCTGTCGTTGTTCAGCGTGGCGATTTCGGTGTGGTTCAACAATTGGAACAGGGATTTCTACAATGCCCTGCAAGAGAAGGAGAGCGCGGCATTCTGGCGGTTGATCCTGTACTTCTGCGGTATCGCTGCGGTGGCGATCCTCGGCGCGGTGTACCGTTTGTATCTCACGCAGATGCTCACCATTCGCTGGCGGGCCTGGCTCACCGAGCAGCACTTCGCCCGCTGGCTCGATGACAAGAATTACTACCGACTGGAGCAGGGCGGCTATACCGACAACCCCGACCAGCGGATATCCGAAGACCTCAACAGTTTCACCACCAACACGCTGGAACTGGGCCTGGGCCTGCTGCGCACCGTGGTCAGCCTGGTATCGTTCTCGATTATCTTGTGGGGCATTTCGGGCAGCATTGAAGTGTTCGGCTACACCATCCCGGGCTATATGTTCTGGTGCGCTCTGATTTATGCGGCGGTGGGCAGCTGGTTGACGCACCTGATCGGTCGTCGCTTGATCGGCTTGAACAACAACCAGCAGCGCTTCGAGGCTGACCTGCGTTTCTCCATGGTTCGGGTGCGCGAGAATGCCGAGAGCATTGCGCTGTATAACGGCGAGCCCAACGAGAATCGCCGTCTGAGCGGGCGTTTTGGCCTGGTCTGGCATAACTTCTGGGACATCATGCGGGTGTCCAAGCGCCTGACGTTCTTCACGTCCGGCTACGGCCAGATCGCGATCATTTTCCCGTTCATGGTCGCCGCGCCGCGCTATTTTTCCGGCAAGATCCAACTGGGCGAACTCATGCAGATAAGTTCGGCGTTCGGTAACGTGCAGGAGAATTTCAGTTGGTTCATCACCGCCTACGCCAACCTCGCCGCGTGGCGGGCCACCTGTGATCGCTTGTTGAGTTTCCGTCAGGCAATGAGTGACAACGAAGACCGCGTGCCGGCCATCGATGTTCAGAACCAGGGTAATGAGCTGAACGTACGCAACCTCGGGCTGGACCTGAGCGATGGTCGCCATTTGCTGACCCACGCCGAACTGAATGTCGAACCGGGCGAGCGGGTGATGCTCAGCGGTCGTTCCGGCAGCGGCAAGTCCACGTTGTTGCGGGCGATGGGGCATTTGTGGCCCACCGGGCATGGCAGCATTCTGTTGCCGTCGGCCCGTTATCTGTTCCTGCCGCAAAAGCCCTATTTGCCGATCGGCAGCCTGCGCGAAGTGCTGAGTTATCCACAAGCCGGCGATGTTTACCCCAACGAACGTTATGCTCAGGTGCTGGAAACCTGCCGCCTGCCGCACTTGGTTTCGCGGTTGGACGAAAGCAACCATTGGCAGCGCATGCTCTCGCCCGGCGAGCAGCAACGCCTGGCCTTCGCCCGCGCATTGCTTTACGCGCCGTTATGGTTGTACATGGACGAAGCCACGTCGGCCATGGATGAAGAGGACGAGGCGACGCTGTACCAGGCCTTGATCGACCAGTTGCCGGGCCTGAGCATTGTCAGCGTCGGCCATCGAAGCAGTTTGAAACGTTTCCATCCGCGACACGTGCGTATCGAAAATGGCCAACTGGTGGAGCAGGCGGTGACCGCCTGATTGTCATTGTCGAACGCTGTTGTGGCGAGGGGATTTATCCCCGCTGGGCGCGAAGCGCCCCTTTCAAATCAACGGTCCTCGATATTGAGTCTGCCAATAGATCAAGGGGGCTGCTACGCAGCCCAGCGGGGATAAATCCCCTCGCCACAACGATGCATGGCGGTAACCTTTGACAAGGCCCACCGGTGAGCACGGTGATCGTACAACCACGTTGCGCTATGATGCACACTTAGCCGCTTGCCAAATATAGAGACACACCATGGAAAACCCGATCAACGTCCCACGCCTTCCCCGCAAGCGCCGCAGCCTGGCGCAGGAGCTGGTGACGGTCCTGACCGAGCAGATTCGCGACGGCCTGCTCAAGCGTGGCGATAAATTGCCCACCGAGTCGGCGATCATGGAAGCCCATGGCGTCAGCCGCACAGTCGTGCGCGAGGCAATTTCCCGGTTGCAGGCGGCCGGCCAGGTGGAAACCCGCCACGGCATTGGCACCTTCGTGCTGGACACGCCCAGCCCAAGCGGTTTTCGCATCGACCCGGCCACGGTAGTGACCTTGCGCGATGTGCTGGCGATCCTGGAATTGCGCATCAGCCTGGAAGTGGAATCCGCCGGGCTGGCGGCGCAGCGCCGCAGCGATGAGCAACTGGCGGCGATGCGGGCGGCCCTTGATGCCTTGAACGAAAGCGCGGCCCACGCCAGCGACGCGGTGGCCTCGGACTTCGCCTTCCACCTGGAAATCGCCCTGTCCACCGGCAACCGCTACTTCACCGACATCATGACCCACCTGGGCACCAGCATCATCCCGCGTACCCGGCTGAACTCGGCGCGCCTGGCCCATGACGACCATCAGCACTACATGGACCGCCTGAGCCGCGAGCACGAGGAAATCTACGAGGCCATTGCTCGCCAGGATTCCGACGCCGCCCGTGCGGCCATGCGTCTGCACCTGACCAACAGCCGCGAGCGGTTGCGCCAGGCCCATGAAGAGGCGCAGGCGCAGGGCTAGCGTCTTTCGGTTGAAATGAGGCGAGTCATTGCTTCTGTGGCGAGGGGATAAATCCCCTCGCCACAGAATGTCCCTCCCTGTGAGGCCGCGCTGATCGCCGCGTAAGGCGACTCAATAAAGATTGTGAAGGAACTACAGCCGTGCGCAGCACCGCCGTGCCTGGGGCTGTGTCCCCACGCTGCAACGGTGCCTATTGGCAGAGTTAACAGGGTCGACGAGCCGTCCTGGCGGCAATTTCCATTCGTCTTCCAATCTCGTCCTAAGTCCCGATTTAGAAGGCTTCACGCCAACAGCCCTGGCCTGCCTCCCCAACAAAAGACGAAATGCAGTTGACGTTCACATTTTAAGTTGTACGATGACCTACAACTTCACATGAAGCTGAACCGTTTCCTACAACACAACATTTGCGTCCAGGGTGTTCGAATAATGAATCCACAAGAACTGAAGTCCATCCTCTCGTCTGGCCTGCTGTCGTTCCCGGTCACCGATTTCACTGCCAATGGCGATTTCAATCGCGACAGCTACATCAAGCGTCTCGAGTGGCTGGCCCCGTATGGCGCCTCTGCGTTGTTCGCAGCGGGCGGCACCGGTGAATTCTTCTCCCTGGCCGCCAGCGAGTATTCCCAAGTCATCAAGACTGCCGTCGATACCTGCGCCACCAGCGTGCCAATCCTCGCCGGTGTCGGTGGTGCCACCCGCCAGGCCATCGAATACGCTCAAGAAGCCGAGCGCCTGGGCGCCAAGGGCCTGTTGCTGCTGCCGCACTACCTGACCGAAGCCAGCCAGGACGGCGTTGCCGCCCACGTTGAAGCCGTGTGCAAATCGGTGAAGATCGGCGTGGTGGTGTACAACCGCAACGTCTGCCGCCTGAACGCCACTCAGCTGGAGCAACTGGCCGAGCGCTGCCCGAACCTGATCGGCTACAAGGACGGCCTGGGCGATATCGAACTGATGGTGTCGATCCGTCGTCGCCTCGGCGATCGTTTCAGCTACCTGGGCGGTCTGCCGACCGCTGAAGTCTACGCCGCGGCCTACAAGGCCCTGGGCGTGCCGGTCTACTCCTCGGCGGTGTTCAACTTCATCCCGAAAACCGCGATGGACTTCTACCACGCCATTGCCCGCGACGATCACGAGACCGTTGGCAAGATCATCGACGACTTCTTCCTGCCATACCTGGACATCCGCAACCGCAAGGCCGGTTACGCAGTGAGCATCGTCAAGGCTGGCGCGAAGATCGTTGGCTATGACGCAGGTCCTGTGCGCACGCCGTTGACCGATCTGCTGCCAGAAGAATACGAAGCCCTGGCCGCGCTGATCGACAAGCAAGGCAAGCAGTAACAGACCCGACAAGGCCGCTGAGCAATCAGCGGCTTTTTGCGTAAGGCTCGATCGTTCCCGCGCGCGCGTGGGACGCAGCCAGGGACGCCCTGCGTTCCTAGACAGCTTTTGTGAGAGGAGAAGCTCCGTGGCAGATGCAAAGCGTTTCGATAACTACATCAACGGTCAGTGGGTGGCCGGTGCCGACTATTGCACCAACATCAACCCTTCTGACTTGTCCGAT
This genomic interval from Pseudomonas alvandae contains the following:
- a CDS encoding FadR/GntR family transcriptional regulator, whose product is MENPINVPRLPRKRRSLAQELVTVLTEQIRDGLLKRGDKLPTESAIMEAHGVSRTVVREAISRLQAAGQVETRHGIGTFVLDTPSPSGFRIDPATVVTLRDVLAILELRISLEVESAGLAAQRRSDEQLAAMRAALDALNESAAHASDAVASDFAFHLEIALSTGNRYFTDIMTHLGTSIIPRTRLNSARLAHDDHQHYMDRLSREHEEIYEAIARQDSDAARAAMRLHLTNSRERLRQAHEEAQAQG
- a CDS encoding ABC transporter ATP-binding protein/permease, with the translated sequence MNQNAEYSAVNDAVRGQFFRRVWQMTTPYWRSEEKGKAWMLLIAVIALSLFSVAISVWFNNWNRDFYNALQEKESAAFWRLILYFCGIAAVAILGAVYRLYLTQMLTIRWRAWLTEQHFARWLDDKNYYRLEQGGYTDNPDQRISEDLNSFTTNTLELGLGLLRTVVSLVSFSIILWGISGSIEVFGYTIPGYMFWCALIYAAVGSWLTHLIGRRLIGLNNNQQRFEADLRFSMVRVRENAESIALYNGEPNENRRLSGRFGLVWHNFWDIMRVSKRLTFFTSGYGQIAIIFPFMVAAPRYFSGKIQLGELMQISSAFGNVQENFSWFITAYANLAAWRATCDRLLSFRQAMSDNEDRVPAIDVQNQGNELNVRNLGLDLSDGRHLLTHAELNVEPGERVMLSGRSGSGKSTLLRAMGHLWPTGHGSILLPSARYLFLPQKPYLPIGSLREVLSYPQAGDVYPNERYAQVLETCRLPHLVSRLDESNHWQRMLSPGEQQRLAFARALLYAPLWLYMDEATSAMDEEDEATLYQALIDQLPGLSIVSVGHRSSLKRFHPRHVRIENGQLVEQAVTA
- a CDS encoding response regulator transcription factor; protein product: MSDEIQVDGEELPHLLLVDDDATFTRVMARAMSRRGFRVSTAGSAEEGLTIAQADLPDYAALDLKMDGDSGLVLLPKLLELDPEMRVVILTGYSSIATAVEAIKRGACNYLCKPADADDVLAALLSEHADLDTLVPENPMSVDRLQWEHIQRVLTEHEGNISATARALGMHRRTLQRKLQKRPVRR
- a CDS encoding ATP-binding protein, whose translation is MLAPLQMTSASRQNLWRLTFIRILVLAAQAGSVGLAYWFDLLPLPWLQLAITLVFSSVLCALTAIRLRTSWPVTELEYAVQLACDLFIHSALLYFSGGSTNPFVSYYLVPLTIAAVTLPWRFSLILSGIALALYTLLLARFYPLETFPIARENLQIYGMWLSFALAAAVITFFAARMAEELRRQEELRAIRREEGLRDEQLLAVATQAAGAAHELGTPLATMSVLLKEMRQDHKDPALQEDLSVLQDQVKLCKETLQYLVRAAEANRRLDIDMQAVTFWLDDALNRWHLMRPEASYRFQCLGKGTVPRMAPPPDLTQALLNLLNNAADACPEGLEVVLDWDAYELTICIRDHGAGVPLAIAEQIGKPFFTTKGKGFGLGLFLSKASVTRAGGSVKLYPHEEGGTLTELRLPHADRGDEYE
- the kdgD gene encoding 5-dehydro-4-deoxyglucarate dehydratase, with translation MNPQELKSILSSGLLSFPVTDFTANGDFNRDSYIKRLEWLAPYGASALFAAGGTGEFFSLAASEYSQVIKTAVDTCATSVPILAGVGGATRQAIEYAQEAERLGAKGLLLLPHYLTEASQDGVAAHVEAVCKSVKIGVVVYNRNVCRLNATQLEQLAERCPNLIGYKDGLGDIELMVSIRRRLGDRFSYLGGLPTAEVYAAAYKALGVPVYSSAVFNFIPKTAMDFYHAIARDDHETVGKIIDDFFLPYLDIRNRKAGYAVSIVKAGAKIVGYDAGPVRTPLTDLLPEEYEALAALIDKQGKQ